The Misgurnus anguillicaudatus chromosome 23, ASM2758022v2, whole genome shotgun sequence sequence AAAGAGAACCACATTAACccaaatacatacaaaaatgtattcaaatAAAACGAAGCCTGTCCCGTTTGCACAAAGGTAATACTTTGCTGATTAACAGTTCTGAATTAAAAGAGaattaaacaaagcttttaataatttgtttaaTCTATGTAGATATCTaagtattatatattatattataatatattataagaATTTAATTGTGTGGTCTCTTACTTAAGCCCACTGCTCACGTATCCTCTGCATTAGACGCACCAATGTCtcatcaatttaattatttctttttagccataaaatatttcactgccattgttttgtctgaagatgcacaccagtaatgtattttgtaagttatatttaaaaaaaaaacaactccttaaatgtcctaatttaaataagacctagtcctggattaatctaaactctAGATGGGTAACTACACctatattttaacattgtctCATCATTATTGTTATCGTAAATGCTTTTGCCCATTTagctctatttttattaccaaaaaatatcagattacttgatcatcatcatttatcatcaccctaaaatggttaaaacattttaaaataacgtGATTTTAGTGAATTAAAATGCTATTtttcttcatatattttataattggGGATTTCTTAAAACTTCGTATGACGTTTAAGGTGAAAAACTTGTAATATCagcaaagtgtaaaaatcttCTATGATCTttttctcgtgaacccaatctcgtttCATCTTGCAGAGCAAGGGTCTTGTCACACCcctagaaaatacatcttgttcTTTGTCATGAAAAATATAAGGTTCTAAAAACGAATGTATGCATGCACACTGGACTAAAAGTCGACTTCATTGTCGTGAGATATGTCTTAAATTTAGTTCATTATGGTCTTAAAaaaggctttgaaaggggaattctattaaagaaaatatatcgcctggcagtgaacttacaggtattatttatgctattatagcaacattacacactaactagggttaaAAAAATGGGTtaaggaagaacgtgacctttaatgtgttttctctgatcagaTTGCTATCTGAtttgtctgtgttgcttcactgctgattcttgccatacatCCGTTGCCAAACTGCGCGCGGATACGtagccacgtcatcattgtgtacaaacagtaaaagggtctatctgcctagaaaatcgcaacttttaattttctgtcggtcttagtacacgatgtaactacagaagagtcaagttttaaataggaaaaatatctaagctctttggttatatttttagcgtgatgctaatggtctaatcagactcAATGGATTATTCTtcgctatgctaaaagtggaaccaccagacctggagatcagctgaatggattccaaaacagtaaaaatcaaatgtttaactttaggggagctggaaaatgaacatattttttttaaaaagtggagtgtccctttaattctgtttacaaactaaTAGACGTAAATTGGACTTTGTATTTATTAGGAATGATGGATATAGCATAGACTGCATGTtgcttgcttattttgttcaaaaacaTGATCAGTACCAGTCTACATGtcataataacaaggaactaaTCTTCTAACCACAGCTCAACAGCTGTACTTAcaaccacacaagtttgcgaAGCAGTTTGCAAATGTCCGCTGGAACGATGGTTTCTGGAAACACTTGAATGTTTAAACTATGCTGAAATGATGGAACTTACGACAGTAGTTGACTaatgatgcttttgggaaacgcacccctgatcAGCTACACAAGTTTTGACCAAGTTTTAGAAAATTTTGCCATAGAGTCTGAAAATGTATCCAGAAGTTTCTAAAGTTAAAGAATATCTTTCGGCACATTTTCCTGTTATAATTAGTTTTTTCTTTAGCAGGAAGAAAGTCAAGATGGAGACATCATTAATGTCAGTGAGGGGAAAAAAAAGAACAAACCCAACATGGTTTGTTAAAACAAAGCACttgaaatatcaaaaaatgctTTCATTATACACAATTGGAGTTTATTGGATTTGCCAATTACAGGAACTGTGTTTTGTTTGTGGAAGGCATTGTCCTGAAGACATGATTGAAATCTATGCTTGTATCTGTGTGGATAAGTATGTTTAACATCAGTTTACACATGCATGATTGACTTTTCTTTACATATGCAGTTGTAcacttcatttgtttattttaaagttgtTCTGGAGAAATGGAGATGTTTTCAGAGTGAAGAGAGGATGCTGTAGGTGGACCATCCAACAGGAGAGAAGGTGGGAAAAAAGCAATAAGAAAAACTTTGACAAATACAAGGTTAAGCAGATTATGAAAGATTATTTATTCAAACCAGTATCTTTAATTATATTTTGTTGCTTTACCTTAGATTGATTGAAGATTGCTAATCCGAAAGTGGATGCAGATGTGTTCAGAAAACGGCTACCAAGTGCTGAAGTGCAGGAACAACCCTTGCGTTTTATCTTGGATCTCAGGGAGAAACTGGAGGAGCAGATAAAGAGATGATATCTTACTCTGAGCAATCAAATGTCACTTGGTCTCGGCCATTTTCCTGTATTCTGAGAGGTAGGCCCTAATATTTTTACACTAGTTGTGGTCATTATAGTATACTGAAaacatacaactaaatatacaAATGCATAGTGTTATCTGCCATATTTAATCCCTGTAATCATCTCTTACTGTATGTTCACACCACCTCTGGCGAGAGCGTCAAAAAAACACTCTGGCTGGCCTGTCAACAACGATAAAGACAAAGTGTAGAGGACGCTCTGATGatcgaatgcattctctgaaatCATCTCAAGCGGGGGTTTCCACCTTCTggttggttgccgccgaactgCGTTATAGCTtcttaccataaagttgagctgtTTTAAGCTCTCCCCAATGCTCACACCGTCCAAGACGCGCCACTGCTCTCCACCGGCTATCATTGAAAATGAAAGACTTCCAACCATTTTTAAGCTCTCGCAGGCAgcggtgtgaacgcacagttaagGTTTTAAAGCAATGTATAAGCTTGTTTGCTTCAAAATAATCTAAAATTCTCATTAAAAATCTCTCTTCTTCTGttaattcatttgaaatcatTTTGCACTTAAGCCTCTGATATATTTGATTCTGTCCAATcaataatttttgggtgaactaaccctttactGTTATGTTAAACAGGTGATGCTGCCCCAGATGAAGGGATGAGCCGTCACATTCTTAGTACTCCAATCATTTAACTGAGAAATGGCTTCAGCATAATCTTTGGTAAGATGTGTTGAATAATTGATTTGAGTGACTTTGTATGTTAACTGGGCCACAAATAGATAGGAAATCAATATGAATGTTTTGctgtagaaaaaaaatactatgacCAGGCACAGCTGTGCTCGGCATAGACGTCTCTGTGTATGCGGTTAACCACATTAATAATTGAGATGCCATTCGTGTCGCAATGGTTACAAACTCGCATTTACTGCTGCCAGCTTATAGATGACAAATGAGAGCTTTCCCTTCTCTCTCACATGTACAGGTGCGCTGTTCCTTAAGATGCGTGCGTCACATGCAGACCTATCAAACCTGTACATTGACTAAACAAAAGGCTTTCCCATTTGCACAAAAGGAAATCATTTGGCGATACATTCTAGCAAttctaaattaaaataaacaaagcttttaaTAAGTTTTATACTCTGTCTTTGTAAATATataccagctaaaccagcatagaccagcataattcacATGCtggcttgatgctgttttttcagcagggaataTGCTAAAAGTTGTGTCCTTTAAGACATGGGGTTGTCTTTGTACTGTACACCAGTGGtcctcaaactgggggccctaGGTGGTGACACATAAATTTATCATACATTCTTTGTAATTacacctcagaaaaataagactATTAACCAACagcaatatattttataatttaatatgttttttattcaaattttaagttttacaaagttttatgtcttaaattttctttgggggccatgaagggatgcaccgtacacaaggggggccgtaTGCCGAAAATGTTTGAGGAGCACTGCTGTACACATCTGTACAGATTTCACAGTGAGGAGAGTGAATTgcaatcttttacatttgtaatTAATTTTATCCTAATACAGAATACTTTATTCAACACCTTAATTTCCACTTAAAAGAGTAAAACTgtacaatgtgtttttaaaggatGTGATTATAAAACACACGTAGCAATGATGGCAAAATAATGATGGCCGTAGCTTGACATTTGACTTTGGGGGCCAGACTGGTCTATCATTTTTATCACAAACtagatcattaaaatgaataaaaaatatagcacCTGGGATATGAGTTGAAATAATGACTGATGTGATGATATCTACTGACCCACTTCAGAACCAAGGTACAAAtcggaaatgtaaaaatgatacATTATTACAATTgctaaacataaatatttttttctttaccaCAGAAACTCTGTCTCACCACCTATGCCCAGGAAGCAACCCGGTATCATGAGAAATCGAGTCCCCACCAGAAAGGGATTTTTTGGGGATGGCTGCACCTCACAACTCTTCACTGACCACTGCCTGCGTTTATGCATCATCTAGTCAACAGAAAGTTTTAAGCACAATGAggtggttttccagacagggattagtttacgccaggactaggcctcagtttaattaggaaatataattcgtttttcaaacatgccttactgaaaacattacttttgttcattttaaggcaaaacaaaagagcactgatgtattttaagatttgtcagtgcaagttgttttcagtttggacagcttttacatttattttagtcaagGACTAGTCtgatccctgtccgggaaactgccccaatatgtttaaaaaaatacagctgaATACTTAGCAATACATTTAACTGCCATATGTTTCAGATTGTTTAGCCAGAGGAAACAGTGTATTCACAGTTTTTGTCTTCACTTGTCATGGTTGCATGTGGCTAGCTTACTGATTATGTGAAGACTCAAGCATTTTAACATAACACACATAAATTTGAACTAACTGTTGAAACATTGGAGACAATTCAGACATTACAGTGTGTTTTCctgtaaaaacactttaaaatattatgCATTCTAAAAAGCTCAAATGTCTTACAGTGAAAATGTTTATAAAGCTTTGAATTTTGTGTGAATAATGTAATGTTAGTTATGATGTTACTTTATATGCTCTGTAAAAGTAAGCAATATTACTGTATGTCATAATTTGTGTAATTACACACCATGTAAGTGTATTGCATGATGTTGATTACAGTGTGTATAAACAATATGCTTGAAACATTATTGACCTCTTATTGAACTTTAGaattgtaatgtaatgtaatagtAACATTAAATGAACTATTCTTAATGAAGAATAAACCATATTGAAGATAAGGATTGTTGTAAATTCAGATTGAAGAAATGTATTAACTTTACACAATACAAAGGTGGAAGGGTACAGTATGGACactgatattttttactgaGATATACAACTGAtgacttatttttattatttttatccgATGTAATGTTATTGTACAGTGAGTGCAACTGGTGTTAATTTTAAACTAGCTTACGCCATAGCATTGACATACAATGAAAAGGAAAGAAgaaggaaaataaataaagaaaaaaatatatataattctTTAAGTATAAAAGAAGGCTGCATactccagaggtcgcatttctaggctgcatacgtcatcaagagtGTCTTATTTGAGAATATGACTAATTATAAAGGTTACAATTATTTTTAGTTAAGTGTAAATTGTTGGTATaggattatgacttgcgaatgtaatgctcagttaaataaaccaggcctgatgacgtatgcagcctgcatgtGACCTACTTGCCGATTGGTTAAAAGTAAGCCTTCTGACTGAATGACGGGGCAATCGACACATAACACAATTAAAAGAAATATACTGATTAACAAATATACGAATTGCGGGTTTAACACTTGAGGGCTTAAAAACTGGAAGGATTTTAATCCACGTGAACTGGGAACATCACGTGCTGGTCGCACGTGCAGGAGGTAAGTCCAGTATCGGCGGGAAATCCCCACTGTACATTCTGTAATTAATGCGAATAGAATGTTTGACGTCACAATGAGAACAGAGCGAATGGAATGTTTGACGTCACAATCAGAACATATAAAACGACGCGCTCTGGAAAATTCTCTTTAGATCATTGATTTCCTTGAGCGAAAGCAAAGCTAATCCTTGACAGCTATTACAGACTTTCAGTCCGTGCGCAACAAGTCAATAACACTGTTACAGACTGTTGTGAATTAGACTGAGGTAGAAATGCCTAAATCAAACGATCAGCTCAAAAGCGGCGTCTCCCTTCCGGGAGCCGTAATGGAAGATGAGTGGATGCCACCAGGTCAGTTAATCACAACATTTGGAAATATTGAACTCATTAACCGTTTAAACCTTTGACACATAAGTTATCTGTGACTCGGACAGCGTCCGAAAACAAGCGGAGACAACACAATTTTTCGTCAGGGAGATATGCTCGCTGCTAGGCGGATTTCACTCACGAATTTAATTGCTcaaacttttttataaactcaaCTATATTATTACATATGACAACCAAACCAACACATAAGTACTACAATGAAAGTTTCCATGGCTATGAGAACATATAAATCAATAGCACCGGATTTAAAGTGATAGCGCCTCTTTTTGGTCCGTTAAATGATTATTAGCACAGAGTACGAACCCCATACCAGCTTGATTTTACTGATGGATGTATacttttatattatgtatagtGTTAAATACTCTTGAAATTGATTGGCTGAGAGCCGTGCGATTTTCCTCCTCAGAGCCTTTTACATTAAGAGAGTTACATTGAAGTACATTGAGTTAGAGGCAAAgagctgtgatttttttaattaatttattaaaatacaatatttatGTGTCACACCAATATATGTAGGTAGTATTTTATGCAAGTCTATcaacaatgttttttaaaaataaaattcactATTATGGGAAGATGGTCAGGTGccttgttaaaggtgcagtgtgtaattttagaaggatctcttcacaaaaatgcaaaataatatgcaaaactatattatcagtggtgtataaagacctttcataatgaaccattatgtgtttattaccttaaaatgagatgttttatctacatataccgagggtccccttacatgaaagtcggcattttgtggtgccatatttctacagaagccattaatggacaaacttttttttactaagttgtctccaatgacatgtttgtccggtggcggctactgtagctttttTATGTGATTAAAAAATGAGGGGTAAACAGTgtactgagccgttggttgctaTTCACCAGcacttcaccactagatgccgctaaaatttacacactgcacctttaacatgttTTACGCCGCCTCAACAACTTTAAAGATGCTATGAATCtgctgttttattgttttatactgttgtctgaggtctacatATGACGTTTgtgtggtttttacattcaaaaacatcaaaggcAATGAGAAATGCTCTGTTTTGATGAGCGGGCCAcattgaagacctggacgtaaacgcccactgccaaagcttgttttgtggtccagggtttACACTACATAGTAAAATATGTTAGATTTTGGAGAAGTTTAAAAAGTGTGCTTGATTTTTTTGTCTGTCCAGCTGTTAGACAGAATACAATTCTGTCTGCCTCAGCTCGTGGGCTTGTGACCAGCAGCGGTCCAGGTGGTGCTCAACGGAGGTTGAACATCCCTGCAGCTGGTCATATGAGGTTCACTCTTCCAGGAGCTGTGGAGGATGATGAGGAGTGTAGCCCGACAGGTCAGTCACACTTTTATGATGAGACCTCAAAAATATACAtatgtaataatatatattatacgtTTTGAAACACacattctatatattttttcacattaagAGTAAACTCAGTAAATGTTTGGAATTGGAACACAATGTAACAGtagcatactgtatatataacaacctgatctcacgaatttccgtggcatagtcacggaattttgtgttaattttccgtggcattctcacgaatctccgcatttttccgtggccctgctacggactgtctttttccgtggcattctcacggattggttactcaactgtttttttcctattttcttaccattttcgcttcggtttagggttagatttacatgaaatgacatccctaccaaaacccaactctaaccccaatgccaggtgacaattgtttaaagtttagaaaatataaaagaataaatcagaaaaaatagtataaaccaatagttaaattcacatactaatgcaaacaccaaatctaaccctaaaccgaagcgaaaatggtttgaaaataggaaaaagcagttgagtaaccaactgagaatgccacggaaaaagacagtccgtagcagggccacggaaaaatgcggagatccgtgagaatgccacggaaaaatgagcacaaaattccgtgactatcctacggaactttgtgagatcatgttgatatATAATGATTGGCAAAAACCCACAATAACTATACAgtaaaatatttagattttataGAAGTTTATAAAGTGTTCTTCATTTCCTGTCTGTACAGCTGTTAGACAGAATACCATCCTGTCTGCGTCAGCTTGTGGGCTTGTGACCGGCAGCAGTGTAGGTGATGCTCAACGGAGGTTGAACATCTCTACACCTGCAGCTGGTCACATGAGGTGGGCCCTTCCTGGGGCCGTAGAGGAGGACGAGTGTAGAGGAGCAGGTCAGTGAGTCATCATAACGACGCCTCGGATataatgaaacaaaaataaacacattcacTGATGTACTGTAGatcagtgcttcccaatcctggtcttTGAGGACCCCCCtcccaaaaagttttagatgtctccttatttaaaacaactgattcaacttatcagcctcctttcaaaattgtaaacatgtctccctaacaagctgatgagttaagtGAGGGTgggttaaataaggagacatctaaaacattctgggaggggtcCACagggaccaggattgggaaacactgctgtaGATAGTAAAGTACACAGTTTAACAAATTAATGATAATACaattaatgtataaaatataatttttgaatatatatatatattcacttACACATGttacaaaaattgtttttgttataattattattacagttaatattattaaaatgtttttcaaaatacCACAATAAAGTATAAAGCTAATCATTAGAGAAGTTTATAATGTGTTCTTTATGTCTGATTTGTCCAGATGTTAGACTGAATAACATCAAGTCTCCATCAGCTCGTGGGTTTGCGACCAGCAGTGGTGTATGCGATGGTCGACGGAAGTCAAACATCTCTACACAGGCAGCTGGTCACGTAAACTTTCCCCTTCCCGGGGCTGTAGATGATGAGGAGTGCAGCCGAGCAGGTCAGTCACACCATTTTAATGACAcctcaatatatatatacatacatatgtaATAAGTAACCACAATAGCTATACAGTAAAATCAGTTAGATTTTACAGTTTATAATGTGGTGTTCTTGTCTGGTCTGTCCAGCCGTTAGACAGAATACCATTCTGTCTACGTCAGCTTGTGGGCTCGTGACGGGCAGCAGTGCACGAGATGTTCGGCAGAGGTCAAACAGCTCTACACCTGCAGCTAGTCAAGGGAGCATCACCCCTCCAAGGGCTGCAAAAAAGGAGGAGAGGAGAAAGAAAAAAGCTGGTGAGTCACAACATTATTATGacaccttaaagggatactacacttttttttaaatattcaaatttttcagctcccctatagttaaacacttgatttttaccattttagaatccactcagctgatctccgggtccggcggTACCAGTCCCAGCACAGCctagcacaatccactgaatccgaccagaccattagcatcgcgctaaaaaataaccaaagattttcgatatttttcccattGAAAACTTGACTATTCTGTacttacattgtgtactaagaccgacagaaaattaaaagttgtgatttgctaggccgatatggctaggaactatactctcattctggcgtaataatcaatgactttgcttccataccatggctgcaggaggcgcaataatattacacagcagctgaaaatagtcccctgctattgaaagttattaAGGGGATTATTTTCGGGCACAGCGTAATTTAATTGCGCctcttgcagccatgttacagcagcaaagtccttgattgttacgcaagaatgagagtatagagTATTTAGCTatgcagggaaagagttaagaaataTATTACTGGTATCTGGTGGTAACATTACTATTTGTCTTTTCTGTTTCTGTCTTTTAGATAAAAAACCAAAACAGCCAAAGGGAAAGAGCATCCGTGCTTTTTTCCGTAGAACAGTCCAGGCTATACAGCATGCCTGCTGTATCTGCCAAAATGAGGATGACCTGGAGTCATCTGATTCAGATGATCCTCAGCCAGGTCCATCCAACCTGCTGTCAAGTACCCGTGAAGATCCAACTGATTTGCAGAAAGGTCCATCTGGACTCAAGCATACGGGTTTTCAAGAACCAGCCTATTGCCTGGCTGGTTCTTTTTCCTTGGAAAAAACAGAAATCCAAGAAGAGACTGATCGTAACCAAGGTCTATTCGACCCGGCGGAGCTTCGTGCTCAACCCGATCAGGCTTTTTGTAAGCCGGGCCCTTTCGGCCCGCACGGAGCCCGTGAGCAAGATAGTCCCTTCGGACTTGAGCGAGCGTGCCATGAAGAACCAGCCTATTGCCTGGCTGGTTCATTTTCCTTGGAAAAAACAGAAATCCAAGAAGAGACTGATCGTAACCAAGGTCTATTTGACCCGGCGGAGCTTCGTGCTCAACCCGATCAGGCTTTTTGTAAGCCGGGCCCTTTCGGCCCGCACGGAGCCCGTGAGCAAGATAGTCCCTTCGGACTTGAGCGAGCGCGCCATGAAGAACCAGACTATTGCCAGTCTGGTTCATTTACCTTGGAGACAACAACAGAAATCCAAGAAGAGACTGATCTTGAACAAGGTCCATCCGACCCGGAGCCGCAGGCTCAACCAGATCAGACTTATTGTAAGCCAGGCCCTTCCAGTCTGCAAAGTGCCCGTGCGCAGAATAAGCCCTTCGGACTCAAGCCAGTGCTCTTTCAAATACCAGGCAGTCCATCGGGCCTGCAGTCAAGTGGCCATGACGATTCCCAACCTGCTAGTGAgtttacttttgttatgttcTGTTTTTTATTGTCAGCTTTATTTTTCTCTCTTGTCAACTGCTCTTTCCTATTTGTTTAAACCTGTGCCCAGTGACTCTAATAAGTGTATTTATACACTATATGTTTATGTAATACCTTCCCCTTGTATtcaatatataatgtgttattcGGAAGGACTCTTGATTCAGCACAATGACTCTTGAGATTTTCCTTTCATCTTGTCCTGATTTCCAGTGTAAAGAAATATTTAGGGTTTTTTTAATGGTTGTCCTGCTGTTTCACTCGTACTTGATCCCAAACATTCATCTTGTTTATGATGCTATTAGCTGATTAGCATTGGATGTACTGAACAACTCGCATTACATGAATTTTTattctgtctgttttattataagCAGCACTGCTATTGAAGACAAAAATTGCCTTATGTTCATTTTGTATTGATTGTTTTTCAGGTGCATTTACCATGCTTTATACACTAGAAAAACAGATAGGAAGAGGTGGCTTTGGTACAGTTCATGAGGGATATCGAAAATCCGATGGCAGAAAGGTAAAACTGCTCTTCATCAAACAGCACAATGTGACATAACATATAAATTCATGTTGAGTGTTTTGATCTAAATATGTTTATATCAGTTATAGTTTGATGTGACTTACAAATGATTACTTTCCCTTATAGGTCGCCATCAAATTTATTGAGAAGGCGTGGCACTCAATTAGCTTTTTAATGAAAATGGTaagttagcaagatttttaatatatataaaattgagATTTCTTTGGCTCTGTTGAAGCACATAAGATGCTCTTTAGGACATATTTCAGATAACATGAACCATCAGGTTTTGTCCATATCACCATGAGGGGGACAAACTaaataacacaaacaaaaatcagttgttgagtaaatacataaataataagTGTTCATTGTCTACTTAGCTAAACCCAATTCACAATAATAagcctatcatttttttaaaattatttgttaaaagtttaaatagTTTTAAGCAACGTAACCTCTGAGGAATCATCTGTTGTTAAAACACTGAAAACTTTAAAGAGCATTCAGCTACACAGGGGAAATTGACAGAGCTCAAGCTGAAACAAGACTTAATATCAGCTTTTCAATAGTTTTAGGATGTTTTTCTCTTTGTCATGTGGATGTATAATGACTGATCCACTCTGATGCGGTAATCACAGACATCAGATTCGAAGCAGAACAAACATACAGAAAATTACTCTGCAAATAACTGCAGTTTTATagttcaaacagagatggcgatagtgAGGCAAAAGTTAGAGAATGCAGCtgtaataaatgcataaataaagaCCCCACTTTATCTTAGTAAAAGTGCATGAAAATGATATATCTCCACTATTTTCAGCTAACCTCTTTTAATGCTTTTGTACTAGCCTGGACATGCCAAGCCTCTTTGTTCAGAAGTGGCAATAAATCTGATGCTGCTTCATCCGAAGAAAAGCCCCTACATTGTGGAAATGTTGGACTGGTTTGAAGAGGAAAATCAGTTCATCATCGTTTTTGAGTTTCCTCATCCCTGCATGAATCTTCTTGAGTTTGTCCAGAGGAATGGAGGTCCTCTGTCAGAAGTCCAGGCACGTCAATTAATGCGCCAAGCATTGCTCGCCTGTATACACTGCATTGACAGTGGTGTCTTTCACGGAGATTTAAAACTCGACAACATGCTGGTCAACACAGACACGATGGAGCTGAAATTGATAGACTTTGGACTCAGCAAACTTGTGAAAGATTGTGAGAGACCAGGCGAACCATTTAGTGGTGAGTTGACTTTCTGTATTGTTTTCTTGGAAGCACACTACTGAAGTttataattacatttacttttgaATAATGAAATATTTTCTAACCTTTTGTTTATGTTACAGGGCTATATTTTGCTGATGAACAGACGAGACATGCTTTGGctattttaatgttcaaaatGTTGCATGGACAAATGTTTAGAGGCAGAACCACTGATGGCACTGCTATGATATCCAAAGGTAAGAGAATGGCACTAACAATCAATTCATTGTTAAACGCAAGCAAAGCTTCTGTACAATCATGGAAAGTTGTAACCTGATGCAATTTTCTAAGTTTTAATTCGAAGAAATTGCTACTTAAACTTCAAAATGTCAACATTGATTAATGTTTCTGTATAGTACATAATTCAGAAGCTTATATAAGATTGTATGTATATTTGCCAAAACCTAAATGTCTAATTAATGCTCTTGCCTACACTTGCGAATACAGAGTGTCAAGACTTGATGTCTCTGTGCCTGG is a genomic window containing:
- the LOC129454331 gene encoding uncharacterized protein, which encodes MCSLCLICPDVRLNNIKSPSARGFATSSGVCDGRRKSNISTQAAGHVNFPLPGAVDDEECSRAAVRQNTILSTSACGLVTGSSARDVRQRSNSSTPAASQGSITPPRAAKKEERRKKKADKKPKQPKGKSIRAFFRRTVQAIQHACCICQNEDDLESSDSDDPQPGPSNLLSSTREDPTDLQKGPSGLKHTGFQEPAYCLAGSFSLEKTEIQEETDRNQGLFDPAELRAQPDQAFCKPGPFGPHGAREQDSPFGLERACHEEPAYCLAGSFSLEKTEIQEETDRNQGLFDPAELRAQPDQAFCKPGPFGPHGAREQDSPFGLERARHEEPDYCQSGSFTLETTTEIQEETDLEQGPSDPEPQAQPDQTYCKPGPSSLQSARAQNKPFGLKPVLFQIPGSPSGLQSSGHDDSQPASAFTMLYTLEKQIGRGGFGTVHEGYRKSDGRKVAIKFIEKAWHSISFLMKMPGHAKPLCSEVAINLMLLHPKKSPYIVEMLDWFEEENQFIIVFEFPHPCMNLLEFVQRNGGPLSEVQARQLMRQALLACIHCIDSGVFHGDLKLDNMLVNTDTMELKLIDFGLSKLVKDCERPGEPFSGLYFADEQTRHALAILMFKMLHGQMFRGRTTDGTAMISKECQDLMSLCLDFHEEKRPTLREFLQHKWFDEE